From a single Anabas testudineus chromosome 5, fAnaTes1.2, whole genome shotgun sequence genomic region:
- the LOC113151763 gene encoding natural cytotoxicity triggering receptor 3 ligand 1-like produces MDMTLRCLFDSQSKVLEWSALTVEWNVVDKHAKKSIVYTFEDGKAHKNKDSLVVDELGLLQSNASLQLRNVTLADEGMYTCRIITPVVYTETTSVEVLAQPLVSLPEKATVTEGEERTLQCDITGFYPEKLAVTWLIQNGSNMVLAGVSRFSRVCTEMAVHNHNGTFSTRSGITLHSSAVKDGKIQIMCQVEHRSYKQPYNRSVTLTVQAPSQFLYSAVTLVAVTSTVSLLTVTSVIGSALLLYSAT; encoded by the exons ATGGACATGACTCTCAGGTGCCTGTTTGACAGTCAGTCCAAAGTGTTGGAGTGGAGTGCTCTTACTGTCGAGTGGAACGTGGTGGATAAACATGCAAAGAAGAGCATTGTTTACACTTTTGAGGATGGAAAagctcacaaaaacaaagacagcttAGTGGTGGATGAACTGGGGTTGCTTCAAAGCAATGCATCTCTGCAGCTACGTAATGTGACTTTGGCAGATGAAGGGATGTACACCTGTAGGATCATCACGCCTGTGGTTTACACAGAGACTACTTCAGTGGAAGTGCTGG CTCAGCCTTTGGTGTCACTCCCAGAAAAGGCAACAGTGACAGAAGGGGAAGAGAGGACCCTGCAGTGTGACATCACAGGCTTCTACCCAGAGAAACTGGCTGTGACGTGGCTCATCCAAAATGGTTCTAACATGGTCCTTGCAGGTGTAAGTCGATTCTCCCGCGTCTGCACTGAAATGGCCGTCCACAATCACAATGGCACCTTCTCCACCCGCAGTGGCATCACACTGCACTCTTCTGCAGTGAAAGATGGAAAGATTCAAATCATGTGCCAGGTGGAGCATCGGAGCTACAAGCAGCCGTACAACAGATCTGTTACACTGACTGTTCAGG CTCCATCACAGTTCCTGTACAGCGCTGTCACACTGGTGGCTGTTACCAGCACCGTCAGTTTGCTGACGGTGACCTCTGTTATTGGAAGTGCTCTGCTCCTCTACAG CGCCACCTAG
- the si:ch73-267c23.10 gene encoding serine incorporator 3, with protein MGAALGAFSLGSWVPCLCSGATCLMCSCCPNSRNSTVTRIIYAFILLLWTIVACIMLSPGVDEQLKRIPGFCEDGAGSSIPGLQADAKCDMFVGYKAVYRVCFGMSMWFLGFSILMINIKNSRDPRAAVHNGFWFFKFAALVAITVASFYIPDGLFTYSWFVVGSGGAFIFILIQLVLLVDFAHTWNESWVDKMENGNSRGWYAALLGVTILNYILSFTAVVLFFIFYTKPDGCFINKFFISFNMLFCIVASVVSVLPKVQNSQPRSGLLQSSIITLYTMFLTWSAMTNEPDKECNPSLLSIFQQITAPTYVPLEMENQTAVEILGTGEPVLTSPYLEWWDAQSIVGLVIFVLCILYSSIRSSSTSQVSKLTMASNDKVIMEEGSSSPDLSEELTGPRRVMDNERDMVHYSYSCFHCMFFLASLYIMMTLTNWYSPDTDYTITSKWPAVWVKISSSWVCLALYIWTLVAPMIFTNRDFS; from the exons ATGGGAGCTGCTCTGGGGGCATTTTCCCTCGGAAGCTGG gtGCCGTGCCTGTGCAGCGGTGCAACATGTCTGATGTGCAGCTGTTGTCCAAACAGCAGGAATTCCACTGTGACCAGGATCATCTACGCCTTCATCTTACTGCTGTGGACCATCGTCGCTTGCATCATGCTATCGCCGGGTGTGGATGAGCAGCTCAAAAGG ATCCCAGGCTTCTGTGAAGATGGGGCAGGCTCTTCTATCCCCGGTCTACAGGCTGATGCCAAATGTGACATGTTTGTGGGCTACAAGGCAGTTTACCGTGTCTGCTTTGGCATGAGTATGTGGTTCCTGGGATTTTCCATTCTTATGATCAATATCAAGAACAGCAGAGACCCCCGTGCGGCTGTGCACAATGG attttgGTTCTTTAAGTTTGCAGCTTTGGTGGCAATTACAGTTGCTTCCTTTTACATTCCAGATGGACTCTTTACTTACT CATGGTTTGTGGTGGGCTCCGGTGgagctttcattttcattctgatACAGCTTGTGCTGCTAGTGGACTTTGCCCACACCTGGAACGAGTCATGGGTGGACAAGATGGAGAATGGCAACTCCAGGGGCTGGTATGCAG CTTTGCTGGGGGTGACGATCCTTAACTACATCCTGTCATTTACTGCTGTTGtgcttttcttcatcttctacACCAAGCCTGACGGATGCTTCATCAACAAGTTCTTCATCAGCTTCAACATGTTGTTCTGCATCGTGGCCtctgttgtctctgtgctgcCCAAAGTACAG AACTCTCAGCCACGTTCAGGTCTTCTCCAGTCCTCCATCATCACTCTGTACACCATGTTTTTGACCTGGTCTGCCATGACAAATGAGCCTG ACAAAGAATGTAATCCCAGCTTGCTGAGTATCTTCCAGCAGATCACCGCCCCTACATATGTTCCTCTGGAGATGGAGAACCAAACAGCTGTGGAGATACTAGGCACAGGTGAACCTGTCCTCACATCCCCGTACCTGGAGTGGTGGGATGCCCAGAGCATTGTAGGGCTTGTCATATTTGTCCTGTGTATCCTCTACTCAAG TATTCGTTCATCCAGCACCAGCCAGGTAAGCAAGCTGACCATGGCCTCCAACGACAAGGTCATCATGGAAGAGGGCAGTAGCAGCCCCGACCTATCAGAGGAGTTGACGGGACCCAGGCGAGTGATGGACAACGAGCGGGACATGGTACATTATAGCTACTCCTGTTTCCACTGCATGTTCTTTCTGGCCTCACTCTACATCATGATGACCCTCACCAACTGGTACAG CCCTGATACAGACTACACCATAACCAGCAAGTGGCCAGCGGTGTGGGTGAAGATCTCCTCCAGCTGGGTGTGTTTGGCCCTGTACATCTGGACCCTGGTGGCCCCCATGATCTTCACCAACCGAGACTTCAGCTGA